The segment GGGCTATAGAATGGGAGACTCTCCTTCCCTCAAGAGGCGCCTTTTAGGCCCAAATCCAGGGACAAAGTTGTGAGGCCCGATAGCTAAGGGTGTACCAGTCGGGCCCAAGGGTCTAACGTATAAGCCATGGTATGCTTGAGTGCCAAAGCAGACAATATCTTTTGCTGGGATACAATCGGATCCGTCCGTATGAGCCCGGAGTCCCCTGTCCACAATAGGTCCTACATTGAGTATTGAATAAACCTTTTTccctcagaaaaagaaaaaaaaaaaagaagatagagagagagtatcaaataaatcttagagagagagagtatcAAATAAATCTTGGTAACGAGACTTCCTATGAAAGATTTCTGAGAAGATGTCCTTGTTAGATGTTTCTAGATTCTTAAAAGCTTCAATATCCTTGGGAGTCTTGAACTCTGTTTTGTGTAAACTCAAAGATTAGGGAGCCTAGAAGTTTACATTTCATAAACTTTGTTTTGGAAGTTGATGGTGAGCTGAAGAATTATTGCTTGATGGAATGAGAGGTTAACTGCAAACTGTTTTTAGATAGGGGAACTTGGAGATGATAAGTTACAGGTATAGAACTAGAGTCCCCATAATGAGAGATATAGGAGCTTTGGTGAAGACAGAAGGTTTTAGCATGAAGAATCATTACTATGTAAGGAGAAACAAGAGGATGATGCCTTCTAAAGAGCTTAAAAAAATTCAGACTGCACTTTGGAAGGATATCTATGTTGGAGAGAGGAAGTTTCTTTGTGTACTGAGGTTGGAAAGGGAATGATGAGGTTGGCAGGGGAATGAAGTCAGAATTAGAAGAACCTTGACAAGGCAGATATTCCTCCCATTTCTTTAATTTTGGGAAGGTGTCTCAAGCGACCTTTTATGGCTGAACATTAAAATTTCAAAATGGCATATGGCATGGAATACTATGTATGAACAGGTAATTATAGATTTGGAATTAGAGGCTCAGACGGACACTCATATggctaaattttaaaatcttaagatGGCATGTTATATTGATATAGCTTTAAAATGGATAATTGTGAATACAGAATTAGGAGATTTAAAAACCTCATCAATCATCTTCCTTGCACTCATCTTAGAGTGATGATAATTTAAAAACCTCTACTTTCAACCACTGTAGGCACCATAAAGTGGATTCTTTTATATGCTTCCTGCTGCAATTTCTAGGGAGGCGTTGATGTGATTATTGATAATGCAGTGCAAAGAATACTTATAGACCCTTGCTGTCTTAGGAAAGGAGGAAGCAATAGGTCAGGATGGACATGTGGGTTTAAAATCAATGTACAAAGAGGTTAGGGTATTTCAAGGAGAGGTTGAATAATTGAATACTGATATCTTCCTTAGGAGACAGTCTTCAATAAACAAGGAACATTATAGCACTTTGTTTGCTCATTTCACTCATGAGGCTAAAATTCGATATTTTAATTGGAGTGATGAGTAATTTACTGAAAGGTTCTTTTATGTTCTTGGCTTGGTGAGAGCTTAACTTTGTTTGATGTCTGGCAGGAACTAAATGGCCTTATAAGATTAGAGAGATTAATCATAATGCATATTGAAATATTTCACTTATCTCTTTATTCTATCAAGAGGGAAAAAATCCAAGAAATAAGCCTTAAGAGAAGCATTAATTTTAGTCAAGTACCAATTCCATGACAGTCTTGTGGTGGATGGTGTGAGGACCTATGCAGATGTCTGTTTAGGATAGGAATATCTTGGGTACTTGTACAGGGCCAAGGAACTCAACTATACCTTGTAGATTAGCTTTTTTGGGTCGGGTCTTAGATGGTTAGAAATGGTGATTCTTATAACCTCATCTTTGGGCCTAGGCTGGAACCTTCCTTGAGAACCCACTTCTACCATCAATGACATACAGTCTTTCCCGGATAAGGATCTTATTCTCGTTTGTTGCTTGGGGTCCTATCAATATAGTGGATTTGTTTCCCAAGGTAAGCATCTTTGTTATAATGAAACTTTTTACATGTCCTAGACCACCCTACATCTTACTAAgaggattttaattttttcatcctaCATGGTATATCACGAAGTAATTCTACGTCTGAAGATCATGAAAAAACTGGCATGCAAATTGCATCTCTTAACAGGATTTAATGATATCTTatcaagaaaaaaaggaagaatttCATGATCATGGAAGCAAGTTCTGATAATGGATCTGAACAAGCTTACAGTAACAGAGGATGTAGCCCTcaaaaagaatgaaaataagatgCACACATAAAGCTGATTACTGTAATTGCTAGTCCAGTCAACACTTCTTTCATTCTTTATTCATTTATTTTGTCAAAAACCTGACCAGCCTCCCACCTTTAGTGTAGCAGCATTTTTCCATGCTCTTCTATCACCTGATACAAATCCCATTTCATCCATCAACTTTCAGTGGGTCTTGCAACCAGCTGACTCTCTTCCTTAGTCTGGTAATCTGACAAAGCACAGTTATATTCCCCCCTCCTCATCATTAAACCATTTCTGGACAAGGCTATGTTTTCAGTGATGCCCTCAAGTTCTCTCTTATACCTCATGTTCTTTGCCATGACATGACTTTGCTTTCATGCTATTCAAAGGTTAATAACATGGTGATTACTTTCAGATATGGTAGTATTATTCTGAGGGCCTCTCTTTGAGCTGGAGTTGTTGATTTCAACTTAAACATGCTGATGAAGTTATTTTTAAAATGTACTTAAGATAAAACATGCTGATTCTGCAAGAACTTCTCTGCACAATTAATGTAATGGATGCAAAGTatttggatttaatatttaaatggtTTAAGgggtaaaaagaaaaaagagttcttGGAGTTATGAGCTTGTTGGGCATGTTGCATTAAGTAACAAAGTTATTGCAACCTCTGTTTCATAAGGATGAAGCTTATCCTATCTGTTGAGGTAAGTCGGATAAATTCTACTTTGCCATGGTTTCCCATCTAGGGCTGTATTCTCCAAGTATAAAAACTTGCTTACCTTTTGTTCTTTGCTTTCACTTTTGAAGACTATATCTTTTCGGAGAGAATAAACTCGACAGTCTACACTGTTCAGTTTCTCTTTTTTTCTGATTGTTGCTTGGACTTATAATTTGGGTAACATATCATTGCTCATTTCTACTGTATAACACTTGACACCCAGTATGGCTGGGCATTTCTCTGTGAGTCTGTGCAGCTCACTTCTCTTCTACAAACACACTCCTTCTTTTAACAAATACAAATCTCGATGTTCACTCTAATAAATGATGAAGAAAGAGAAGTACATAAACTAAAATTGCTAGTGTTATTAGAACTACTCTGAACTCTTGTGATGGCAGCCATCTATCAGGTGCTCCCACCTCATGAATAAATGATGTGGACTGCACTTCCCCAAAGCTTACCACGTCAGAATCAGCACAAGTTTTTGTTGTCCCAAAGTCTTTTCAGAGAAGGAATAGGAATCCTATGCAGCCAAAAGAAGTATGCCCATACTTAGACACAATCAAATTAGAGGATGTCTATCATTGGTCACAATCTGGTTGTGGGTGGTCTCAGCTTGCACAATGGGAGTAATGCTTTACTAATCTTTTTGTTTAGGAGATCTGGGTTAGAGCTATCTATGAATAGGTGCAATTGCAGCATTGTCTgctcgagaaagagagagagagagagagctacaaGTTGTCAACATCCATATGGACTGTGTAACCAGCATTACCATAATAACTTGATGGAATTAGGCAATTCTACCATAAATAATTTACTTTGTCTCAAATGAaaatctttttctcctttttgagTTGGGTTCAATCTGTTAGTCATTTAACCCCTATGCATTCATATGTCCAACATATTCCTTTCAAGAAAAATTCACCAACGGAATCCTATTGACTTTCTCATGAGTTTCGCCAGAAAATCCCCTATAATCTTTTgctctgcattttttttttttgcttcatgaTAATTATAGTTAAATTGCTTAACCTGCATGATATATATGTACACATTCAGCTTGATATATGTCCAAAAATTTTAGCTTGCATGCTTCTTTGTGGGTCCCTATCAGAATTTCATTTATGGACTGACAGGAGCAATGATGTTATTTGTAACTTCTGCTAGAGCGGGATCAAATTGAATCTTTCTTGCCTTTTCCATCAAATTTAATCCATTATGTAGTGTTCTTCTTATTTAGTTCTATACAAGTCAAGAATCTCATGATATTAGTTTTTTATGTAGGCTCTTGAACAAAGGGTAGAGACTTTGGAACGAGAGCTTGATGCTGCGATTGCAGCAGCTGCTCGTGCACGTTCTGAGAAACGACAGGCTGAGGCAGCTCAGCGGGCTGCTGAATTACGTGCTCAAGAGGTCACAAGGGAGCTTGAGAACACTTCAAGTATGGCTTTCCTTATCTTATCGTGTTCTTTTTAAAGTTGCTTGCTTCTttaatatgtgtgtgtgtgtgtgtgtgtgagagagagagagagagagagagagagagagagagagagagagagatgtgcatCAAAATGAAAGGGGATTGTTTAATGAAACCTTCCAAGTAATCACCATCAGAGATATCCCatgattttatacatataaacTTGACCATGCATATCTGAAAATAAAAGCACCACTCACATTAAAACATGCCCCATGTTAGAGCAGAATGAATAGTGTGGTGCAATATGGGATCCTCCATTATGAGCTTGAGATGATTGATAGTATATTCAGATATTTGTGCCGCTCTTTCCTTGCAGAGGTGTTCAAGCTACACATGGAAGAGTTGCGAGCAAAACAAGAAGAGATCTCAAAGAAAGATGGCGAGATCAAAGTTTTGGAAGCTATTATACAGACACTAAAGTAGAAATGACTCAAGTGCCGGAGATGATTAAACCTTGTCTTCTGGATGTATTTGTTGCCCCTTTTTGGTAATATTGGAGTGGGTGCAGTCTCCTTCTCCATGTATGTATGTTACCTGAAAGCCATGAACTTGCATAACGAAAATTACTTTGGAGTATTGGGTTCCCACACTCATTTTATGCTTGATACCTAGAGTTCTATCAAATCAAAGGTCTCTATTATCATATTCTCCTTCCTTTTGCATCATCATTTTCTAAATCTTGCAACTCAGACAGTTCTTGGTGGTACTTACAATCAGACAAAGGTTCTATACATGGaaatcaaaagtttttttttttttttttccaaatttatCTTAATGAGGTCGCTGCATGTATGTATGTTATTTATTTTTCCTGTTGATGCTATAAGTTCTACATGTGGTATAAACCATCTTTAATTACAACAAAGCATCAGCTTCACATTAAAATTAATGGGCCTTGCTTGAATGATTATGGTTACTATAAGTTACATCAGTCTTCCATCAGTCATTGTTGCAATTACAGGAGTAGTACCTTACTTCAGACCTACCCAAAGCAAATTTACTGCTTAACCTTCGTGAAGGCAACTGGAGAGAGTTGTTGTTCACTTGTAAACATGGATATCTGTATGGTGTAGACAGCTAGTCATAGGTTTTGTGATGGAGAATCTGTATTAATTGGGGAGGGGTATTTTATTAGTCAGGAAACATGTTGAATATTGAATAACAAGTATCTAGCAGATAGAAAAAAGAAgtctatataaataaagaaagTATGGTAGATTTACTCACCTATTTACTGGATGGCATGACTGCATAAGAAACAGTAAGCATGAGACAGAGTATGCAACTAGAAACAATAATATTGATGGCAAATAATCAATATTGAATAATAGTTCCCTTCGTGCAGTTTTTATatttaccttttaattttttccttTTCAAAAACTCACTGTCAATCTCCCATAAGAAGAAGGATGTCAATCTAATGTCAATTATCAACTCGTTTTTGTGTGTGTTTTCGATCAGAAATGGTTGAGTTCGTGCTGATTTGTAGCAGAGTAGTTTGCAATATTCATACAATGGTATAAGAGAGTTTTCAATAGATTTGGTGCATTGTAACATTAGTATGCAACTTTGTACCAGAATTATTTGCAATGTTCTCGAGGTTGTATGAGAGATGGCACAATGTTAATGCATTGCGATAGTAGAGAACTTGTGGGGTTGTAACAGAGTTGTTTGCAATTTTCTTGAAAGGGTGTATAAAAGTTTTCACAATGCTCATGCATTGCACTAGTAGAGTTCTTGCAGGATTATACCAAAGTTGCTTGGAACATTTTTTTTAGGCTGTGTTTTGGATCAGCATTCCAGGTACTGCCAAGTGCCAATAATGAATTAACATTGATAGAGGAattaaatggtgttacaattttctAGTAATGCTTGAGAAGCATTCTTCCCATTTGTTGATCGGAGGAGCAAGTAGCACAAATTCATAGATGGGTGTACATATAGAAAGCTGCGGGATTGTGCTGGAGGTGCATCTAGCACTTGCACAAAATCACTACGTTATTAATGTTAATATCTCATGTAATAGTCATAAACATTCCATAAAAATTGAAACCCATTGGTTTGTTTGTGTATTCTTTAATTATTTGTGACTAATTACCTAAATCATTCAGGaataaaatattatgaataataGAAGATTTCTAAAGTAATTGGATATTTCCGTATTATTTTGAGAAGACTTGGTGCCTTGAATCAGTGGGTGGCAATgcgttgcatataaaattttataagttgTCTGGCTTTGGTTAAGGATAATTATACTATTACACTTCTTGCAACCAAAGTCACCTGCTCTTTTATAATCACATACATCATGAATTGTCCAAGAACCGATTCGGATTATTTTAGGCTAATTAGTCCTTCCATATTATAGAATTAATTTccaaagtaaaaaatattttttaatattagacaGTTGATCTAGGTATGCTTTTGGATGAGTCAATTGGGAAGACTATAATTAAAGGGGAAACCTCCTACAGCCCAGAGGGAGGAGTTCTCTAATTTTACTACAACCTAGTAGAGACATCATGAACTTTTCAGCTGCAAAGCGTAGGGGAACATTTGAAGCAAAAGCCAGAAGTCATAAAAACTTAAGTCTGATTGGATTTATAAAATGCTTTACCCATGAGGGATGCAATGATGCGGCTCATCCTCCTCCCATGAATGCTTTTTCACAAAGAAAAGGGTAGAAGAGCAACTTTAGACTGTCATCATGAGACATGTGATGAGCATTTAAGGATGTTCGATTGTGCTCATTAAGTGGAACCTGCTAATATTTCATTCTTTGAAGAGCTAGGGATGAGACTTTCAGAAGGAAATAAATCTTATTCCATTTGTGATTAGGAATATGTTCTTTTGTATCTTTCGCATCGAAGGGTTGAATCTGTATCTTTcgcatgaaaaataaatttttttttttttgatgatactaATTGTTAGTTCCATTTTGCATGGCTTTCaaagtattttatttttgttttttcgtTGCTGCACAGTTTTTAAagtgattattgtgatatccaataatgaatattataaatttttttttttttttttctctacaaAATATTCATCGATGCAGTGCTATAGCTAATGCATTAAGTATCTCGTTTACAAAAATAAAACTCATAAAAATTGATGGAGACCTGCACAAGTGCTGGAGCACACCCGAAATCAGTATCATAAGATCACCATGCACCAAAAGAATCCAACCATCCGATCGGCAAACCTCTGCATTGCTCTGCGTACTTTAAATGAACAGCTCCTCGAAACACCCAACCGTGACATCTTTCTTTTTTGCTGTAATTCACACGTGGGACCCGTCCTTTGCAGGCTGGGTGCTAACGAGGTTATCAATTGGATGTCCGCTAATAATTTTCCTTTTTCGTCTCGGCGGTCCGGCGACGTCCCGTTGGCTCCCGCTCACGTAGCCGGCTTCCGCGAACGAAGGAATTCCAGCTTCGATTGGTCCGTATATACATTTAATATGCGTACTCTCCATCTGCCGTCCATGTCGCCTATCAGCAAATCTACGTTGCAAAACACACTCTCGCATATAATCGTTTAGTGGCGATTGGAAATTAAAACTATTTATTTTCGATAGAAAGTATAAATAAGTATGCGTTCTCTCCCGTCAAGCGCCCTTCTGTCTTCTGTGTGAAAGCTCCGAGCGGAAGAAGACGAGATGGAGAAGCCAAAACGGTAAAGAAATCCCTAAAAACCCGAACTTTGCCGTAGATTTTCCCTCCTCAT is part of the Elaeis guineensis isolate ETL-2024a chromosome 15, EG11, whole genome shotgun sequence genome and harbors:
- the LOC105058098 gene encoding LOW QUALITY PROTEIN: uncharacterized protein (The sequence of the model RefSeq protein was modified relative to this genomic sequence to represent the inferred CDS: deleted 1 base in 1 codon), producing the protein MAEKAGGERWKAAIVNVTEMGANLESLQKLLAKKAVFVDDDTFAKASLTADQARTIKALEQRVETLERELDAAIAAAARARSEKRQAEAAQRAAELRAQEVTRELENTSKVFKLHMEELRAKQEEISKKDGEIKVLEAIIQTLSRNDSSAGDD